A section of the Humulus lupulus chromosome 2, drHumLupu1.1, whole genome shotgun sequence genome encodes:
- the LOC133819558 gene encoding transcription factor bHLH147-like — MASPSLISNPVTTDRARDSSRKKKKKKIQPSSKHGLNQPQDHARWKSEAQQQIYSSKLLQALSHVSIHEPSPTTPPPPRRGRAVREAADRVLAVAAKGRTRWSRAILTNRLKLKFRKHKKQRLPTPAAVSATVSNRTKKPRVSVFRLKGKSLPAVQRKVRVLGRLVPGCRKQPLPVILEEATDYIAALEMQVRAMTAIAELLSGSSSGASSSSAPPT, encoded by the coding sequence ATGGCGTCACCGTCTCTGATTTCGAATCCCGTAACCACTGATCGAGCAAGGGACTCAtccagaaagaaaaagaagaagaaaatccaaCCGTCATCCAAACACGGCCTTAATCAACCCCAAGATCATGCCAGGTGGAAATCCGAAGCCCAACAACAAATCTACTCCTCCAAACTCCTTCAGGCCTTAAGCCACGTCAGCATCCACGAACCGTCGCCGACGACTCCTCCGCCGCCGCGCCGGGGCCGTGCCGTCCGTGAGGCCGCGGACAGAGTCCTGGCTGTTGCCGCCAAGGGCCGGACTCGGTGGAGTCGGGCCATTCTCACGAACCGGTTAAAGCTCAAGTTTAGAAAACATAAGAAGCAGAGGCTACCGACCCCGGCGGCGGTGTCGGCCACCGTTAGTAACCGGACGAAGAAGCCGAGAGTGAGTGTTTTTCGGTTAAAGGGGAAGAGTTTGCCGGCTGTGCAGAGGAAAGTTCGAGTCCTTGGCCGGTTGGTTCCCGGCTGCCGGAAGCAACCTTTGCCGGTGATTCTAGAAGAGGCTACAGATTACATAGCCGCTTTGGAGATGCAAGTCCGAGCCATGACCGCCATAGCCGAGCTACTCTCTGGCTCGAGTTCCGGCGCCAGCTCAAGTTCTGCGCCACCAACctga